The Thermus oshimai DSM 12092 sequence ACTTCTCCCCCTGGTAGTCCAGGTAGGAGGGGCCTTCCTCCGGGGCCTCGTTCCAGCGGGCGGCGAAGCCCTCGGGGGCCCGGTAGCTCATCATGGCGATGCCCCGGGCCAGGGCCATCCCCTTGGGGGCCGCCTCCCCCGCCCAGTAGCCGGGGTCCTGGAGGATGGCCTGCCGGGCCAGGTGGTTGAAGGCCTGGGCCCAGGGGCCGTGCCGGGCCGGGGCGGCCAGGACCACGAGCTTCTTCACCCTCTCGGGGTACATGAGGGCGAACTCCAGGGCTACCATCCCCCCGAGGCTTCCCCCGATGACCGTGGCCCGCTCCACCCCCAGGTGGTCTAGAAGCCGGGCCTGGGCCCGGGCCAGGTCCCTTATGGTGAGGGGCGGGAAGGCCCGCCCGTAGGGGGCCCCCGTGCGGGGGTCTATGGAGAGGGGCCCGGTGGAGCCGTAGCAGCTTCCCAGGTGGTTGGCGGAAACCACGTAGTAAAGGGCGGGGTCCAGGATCCGCCCCGGGCCCACCAGGGCGTCCCACCAGCCCTCCTTTCCGAAGGCCTTTTCCAGGGGGGAGAGGGCCTTGAAGGTCTTCTCGTCGTAGGTGCCCGCCAGGTGGGCGCTCCCGGTGAGGGCGTGGAAGACGAGGACGGCGTTCTCCCGCCTGGCGTTCAGCCGGCCGTAGGTTTCAAAGCGGAGGCGCACCTCGGGGAGGTACCCCCCGAGCTCGGTGTAAAACCCCTCCCGCCGGGGGAAGAGGACGGCGGTGCGGGGGGTGGGGGGCGGGATGGAGAGGGGGGAGCGGGGGGGCTTTAGGAGGAGGGCCTCGTGCTCCCCCCAGGTTTCCAGGGCGATCTCGCTCATCCCAAGGCCTCCCGAAGCTCCGCCTTGAGGTCTTCTATGTGCTCCAGGCCCACGGAGAGCCGGATCATCTCCGGGGCCACCCCGGCCTGGACCTGCTCCTCAGGGGAGAGCTGGGAGTGGGTGGTGGAGGCGGGGTGGATGGCCAGGGTGCGGGTGTCCCCCACGTTGGCCAGGTGGGAGATGAGCCTAAGCCGCCCCATGAAGGCCTTGGCCGCCTCGTACCCCCCCTTGAGGCCGAAGGTGAGGACCGCCCCCGGCCTCCCCCGGAAGTACTTCACCGCCCGGGCGTGGTGGGGGTGGTCGGGGAGGCCCGGGTAGTTCACCCAGGCCACTTTGGGGTGCTCCCTAAGCCAGTGGGCCAGGGCCAGGGCGTTTTCCACGTGGCGCTCGGCCCTTAGGGAGAGGGTTTCCATCCCCAGGAGGACCACCCAGGCCTCAAAGGGCCCCAGGGCCTGCCCCTGGTCGCGGA is a genomic window containing:
- the metX gene encoding homoserine O-acetyltransferase MetX, giving the protein MSEIALETWGEHEALLLKPPRSPLSIPPPTPRTAVLFPRREGFYTELGGYLPEVRLRFETYGRLNARRENAVLVFHALTGSAHLAGTYDEKTFKALSPLEKAFGKEGWWDALVGPGRILDPALYYVVSANHLGSCYGSTGPLSIDPRTGAPYGRAFPPLTIRDLARAQARLLDHLGVERATVIGGSLGGMVALEFALMYPERVKKLVVLAAPARHGPWAQAFNHLARQAILQDPGYWAGEAAPKGMALARGIAMMSYRAPEGFAARWNEAPEEGPSYLDYQGEKFLRRFHAESYLVLSRAMDTHDVGRGRGGMEAALKRLKEIPSLFVGIDTDLLYPPWEVREAARLAGARYREIKSPHGHDAFLIETDQVEEILDAFLP